Proteins co-encoded in one Erinaceus europaeus chromosome 2, mEriEur2.1, whole genome shotgun sequence genomic window:
- the TMEM86B gene encoding lysoplasmalogenase TMEM86B isoform X5, translating to MGSWGEGQRPKPDFRLEVREPWKRKWLHVGKWLSPFFVTCAVYFLLWIPEDPPSWLGALVKCLPVLCLALYLRARGSPSLPRAALLCSAVGDACLIWPQAFFYGMAAFASAHLLYLWALGWAPLRPRLLLPVVLVCIPYSVILLLHLPPDLALPFSGYTLVLSLVLWRGLVRGPPASWGALFFTLSDSVLAWHMFVRPLPHGRLVVMTTYYAAQLLLALSAVPRSRHKSP from the exons ATGGGCTCCTGGGGAGAGGGGCAGCGCCCGAAGCCCGACTTCAGACTCGAAGTGAGAGAGCCCTGGAAGCGG AAGTGGCTGCACGTAGGCAAGTGGCTGAGCCCCTTCTTTGTGACCTGCGCTGTCTACTTCCTGCTCTGGATCCCCGAGGACCCGCCGTCCTGGCTCGGCGCCCTGGTCAAGTGCCTGCCAGTGCTCTGCCTGGCGCTCTACCTGCGGGCTCGGGGCTCCCCGTCGCTCCCTCGGGCTGCCCTGCTGTGCTCCGCCGTGGGGGACGCCTGCCTCATCTGGCCCCAGGCGTTCTTCTACG GCATGGCCGCCTTCGCCTCGGCCCACCTGCTGTACCTGTGGGCCTTGGGCTGGGCGCCCCTGCGGCCGCGTCTGCTCCTGCCTGTCGTCCTGGTCTGCATCCCCTACAGCGTCATCCTGCTGCTGCACCTCCCCCCCGACTTGGCGCTGCCTTTCTCGGGGTACACCCTGGTTCTGTCCCTCGTGCTGTGGCGCGGCCTGGTGCGCGGGCCCCCGGCCAGCTGGGGGGCGCTGTTCTTCACGCTCTCGGACAGCGTGCTGGCCTGGCATATGTTTGTGCGGCCCCTGCCCCACGGCCGCCTGGTGGTCATGACCACCTACTATGCCGCCCAGCTCCTCCTCGCCCTCTCCGCCGTGCCCAGGTCGCGGCATAAGTCGCCGTGA
- the TMEM86B gene encoding lysoplasmalogenase TMEM86B isoform X1: MPLYQQCQGCWHQTSHPGVSEASMGSWGEGQRPKPDFRLEVREPWKRKWLHVGKWLSPFFVTCAVYFLLWIPEDPPSWLGALVKCLPVLCLALYLRARGSPSLPRAALLCSAVGDACLIWPQAFFYGMAAFASAHLLYLWALGWAPLRPRLLLPVVLVCIPYSVILLLHLPPDLALPFSGYTLVLSLVLWRGLVRGPPASWGALFFTLSDSVLAWHMFVRPLPHGRLVVMTTYYAAQLLLALSAVPRSRHKSP, from the exons ATGCCACTTTATCAGCAGTGCCAG GGCTGCTGGCACCAGACGAGCCACCCTGGGGTGTCCGAGGCCAGCATGGGCTCCTGGGGAGAGGGGCAGCGCCCGAAGCCCGACTTCAGACTCGAAGTGAGAGAGCCCTGGAAGCGG AAGTGGCTGCACGTAGGCAAGTGGCTGAGCCCCTTCTTTGTGACCTGCGCTGTCTACTTCCTGCTCTGGATCCCCGAGGACCCGCCGTCCTGGCTCGGCGCCCTGGTCAAGTGCCTGCCAGTGCTCTGCCTGGCGCTCTACCTGCGGGCTCGGGGCTCCCCGTCGCTCCCTCGGGCTGCCCTGCTGTGCTCCGCCGTGGGGGACGCCTGCCTCATCTGGCCCCAGGCGTTCTTCTACG GCATGGCCGCCTTCGCCTCGGCCCACCTGCTGTACCTGTGGGCCTTGGGCTGGGCGCCCCTGCGGCCGCGTCTGCTCCTGCCTGTCGTCCTGGTCTGCATCCCCTACAGCGTCATCCTGCTGCTGCACCTCCCCCCCGACTTGGCGCTGCCTTTCTCGGGGTACACCCTGGTTCTGTCCCTCGTGCTGTGGCGCGGCCTGGTGCGCGGGCCCCCGGCCAGCTGGGGGGCGCTGTTCTTCACGCTCTCGGACAGCGTGCTGGCCTGGCATATGTTTGTGCGGCCCCTGCCCCACGGCCGCCTGGTGGTCATGACCACCTACTATGCCGCCCAGCTCCTCCTCGCCCTCTCCGCCGTGCCCAGGTCGCGGCATAAGTCGCCGTGA
- the TMEM86B gene encoding lysoplasmalogenase TMEM86B isoform X3 produces the protein MPLYQQCQGCWHQTSHPGVSEASMGSWGEGQRPKPDFRLEKWLHVGKWLSPFFVTCAVYFLLWIPEDPPSWLGALVKCLPVLCLALYLRARGSPSLPRAALLCSAVGDACLIWPQAFFYGMAAFASAHLLYLWALGWAPLRPRLLLPVVLVCIPYSVILLLHLPPDLALPFSGYTLVLSLVLWRGLVRGPPASWGALFFTLSDSVLAWHMFVRPLPHGRLVVMTTYYAAQLLLALSAVPRSRHKSP, from the exons ATGCCACTTTATCAGCAGTGCCAG GGCTGCTGGCACCAGACGAGCCACCCTGGGGTGTCCGAGGCCAGCATGGGCTCCTGGGGAGAGGGGCAGCGCCCGAAGCCCGACTTCAGACTCGAA AAGTGGCTGCACGTAGGCAAGTGGCTGAGCCCCTTCTTTGTGACCTGCGCTGTCTACTTCCTGCTCTGGATCCCCGAGGACCCGCCGTCCTGGCTCGGCGCCCTGGTCAAGTGCCTGCCAGTGCTCTGCCTGGCGCTCTACCTGCGGGCTCGGGGCTCCCCGTCGCTCCCTCGGGCTGCCCTGCTGTGCTCCGCCGTGGGGGACGCCTGCCTCATCTGGCCCCAGGCGTTCTTCTACG GCATGGCCGCCTTCGCCTCGGCCCACCTGCTGTACCTGTGGGCCTTGGGCTGGGCGCCCCTGCGGCCGCGTCTGCTCCTGCCTGTCGTCCTGGTCTGCATCCCCTACAGCGTCATCCTGCTGCTGCACCTCCCCCCCGACTTGGCGCTGCCTTTCTCGGGGTACACCCTGGTTCTGTCCCTCGTGCTGTGGCGCGGCCTGGTGCGCGGGCCCCCGGCCAGCTGGGGGGCGCTGTTCTTCACGCTCTCGGACAGCGTGCTGGCCTGGCATATGTTTGTGCGGCCCCTGCCCCACGGCCGCCTGGTGGTCATGACCACCTACTATGCCGCCCAGCTCCTCCTCGCCCTCTCCGCCGTGCCCAGGTCGCGGCATAAGTCGCCGTGA
- the TMEM86B gene encoding lysoplasmalogenase TMEM86B isoform X4, translated as MPLYQQCQGCWHQTSHPGVSEASMGSWGEGQRPKPDFRLEWLHVGKWLSPFFVTCAVYFLLWIPEDPPSWLGALVKCLPVLCLALYLRARGSPSLPRAALLCSAVGDACLIWPQAFFYGMAAFASAHLLYLWALGWAPLRPRLLLPVVLVCIPYSVILLLHLPPDLALPFSGYTLVLSLVLWRGLVRGPPASWGALFFTLSDSVLAWHMFVRPLPHGRLVVMTTYYAAQLLLALSAVPRSRHKSP; from the exons ATGCCACTTTATCAGCAGTGCCAG GGCTGCTGGCACCAGACGAGCCACCCTGGGGTGTCCGAGGCCAGCATGGGCTCCTGGGGAGAGGGGCAGCGCCCGAAGCCCGACTTCAGACTCGAA TGGCTGCACGTAGGCAAGTGGCTGAGCCCCTTCTTTGTGACCTGCGCTGTCTACTTCCTGCTCTGGATCCCCGAGGACCCGCCGTCCTGGCTCGGCGCCCTGGTCAAGTGCCTGCCAGTGCTCTGCCTGGCGCTCTACCTGCGGGCTCGGGGCTCCCCGTCGCTCCCTCGGGCTGCCCTGCTGTGCTCCGCCGTGGGGGACGCCTGCCTCATCTGGCCCCAGGCGTTCTTCTACG GCATGGCCGCCTTCGCCTCGGCCCACCTGCTGTACCTGTGGGCCTTGGGCTGGGCGCCCCTGCGGCCGCGTCTGCTCCTGCCTGTCGTCCTGGTCTGCATCCCCTACAGCGTCATCCTGCTGCTGCACCTCCCCCCCGACTTGGCGCTGCCTTTCTCGGGGTACACCCTGGTTCTGTCCCTCGTGCTGTGGCGCGGCCTGGTGCGCGGGCCCCCGGCCAGCTGGGGGGCGCTGTTCTTCACGCTCTCGGACAGCGTGCTGGCCTGGCATATGTTTGTGCGGCCCCTGCCCCACGGCCGCCTGGTGGTCATGACCACCTACTATGCCGCCCAGCTCCTCCTCGCCCTCTCCGCCGTGCCCAGGTCGCGGCATAAGTCGCCGTGA
- the TMEM86B gene encoding lysoplasmalogenase TMEM86B isoform X2, giving the protein MPLYQQCQGCWHQTSHPGVSEASMGSWGEGQRPKPDFRLEVREPWKRWLHVGKWLSPFFVTCAVYFLLWIPEDPPSWLGALVKCLPVLCLALYLRARGSPSLPRAALLCSAVGDACLIWPQAFFYGMAAFASAHLLYLWALGWAPLRPRLLLPVVLVCIPYSVILLLHLPPDLALPFSGYTLVLSLVLWRGLVRGPPASWGALFFTLSDSVLAWHMFVRPLPHGRLVVMTTYYAAQLLLALSAVPRSRHKSP; this is encoded by the exons ATGCCACTTTATCAGCAGTGCCAG GGCTGCTGGCACCAGACGAGCCACCCTGGGGTGTCCGAGGCCAGCATGGGCTCCTGGGGAGAGGGGCAGCGCCCGAAGCCCGACTTCAGACTCGAAGTGAGAGAGCCCTGGAAGCGG TGGCTGCACGTAGGCAAGTGGCTGAGCCCCTTCTTTGTGACCTGCGCTGTCTACTTCCTGCTCTGGATCCCCGAGGACCCGCCGTCCTGGCTCGGCGCCCTGGTCAAGTGCCTGCCAGTGCTCTGCCTGGCGCTCTACCTGCGGGCTCGGGGCTCCCCGTCGCTCCCTCGGGCTGCCCTGCTGTGCTCCGCCGTGGGGGACGCCTGCCTCATCTGGCCCCAGGCGTTCTTCTACG GCATGGCCGCCTTCGCCTCGGCCCACCTGCTGTACCTGTGGGCCTTGGGCTGGGCGCCCCTGCGGCCGCGTCTGCTCCTGCCTGTCGTCCTGGTCTGCATCCCCTACAGCGTCATCCTGCTGCTGCACCTCCCCCCCGACTTGGCGCTGCCTTTCTCGGGGTACACCCTGGTTCTGTCCCTCGTGCTGTGGCGCGGCCTGGTGCGCGGGCCCCCGGCCAGCTGGGGGGCGCTGTTCTTCACGCTCTCGGACAGCGTGCTGGCCTGGCATATGTTTGTGCGGCCCCTGCCCCACGGCCGCCTGGTGGTCATGACCACCTACTATGCCGCCCAGCTCCTCCTCGCCCTCTCCGCCGTGCCCAGGTCGCGGCATAAGTCGCCGTGA
- the TMEM86B gene encoding lysoplasmalogenase TMEM86B isoform X6 has protein sequence MGSWGEGQRPKPDFRLEWLHVGKWLSPFFVTCAVYFLLWIPEDPPSWLGALVKCLPVLCLALYLRARGSPSLPRAALLCSAVGDACLIWPQAFFYGMAAFASAHLLYLWALGWAPLRPRLLLPVVLVCIPYSVILLLHLPPDLALPFSGYTLVLSLVLWRGLVRGPPASWGALFFTLSDSVLAWHMFVRPLPHGRLVVMTTYYAAQLLLALSAVPRSRHKSP, from the exons ATGGGCTCCTGGGGAGAGGGGCAGCGCCCGAAGCCCGACTTCAGACTCGAA TGGCTGCACGTAGGCAAGTGGCTGAGCCCCTTCTTTGTGACCTGCGCTGTCTACTTCCTGCTCTGGATCCCCGAGGACCCGCCGTCCTGGCTCGGCGCCCTGGTCAAGTGCCTGCCAGTGCTCTGCCTGGCGCTCTACCTGCGGGCTCGGGGCTCCCCGTCGCTCCCTCGGGCTGCCCTGCTGTGCTCCGCCGTGGGGGACGCCTGCCTCATCTGGCCCCAGGCGTTCTTCTACG GCATGGCCGCCTTCGCCTCGGCCCACCTGCTGTACCTGTGGGCCTTGGGCTGGGCGCCCCTGCGGCCGCGTCTGCTCCTGCCTGTCGTCCTGGTCTGCATCCCCTACAGCGTCATCCTGCTGCTGCACCTCCCCCCCGACTTGGCGCTGCCTTTCTCGGGGTACACCCTGGTTCTGTCCCTCGTGCTGTGGCGCGGCCTGGTGCGCGGGCCCCCGGCCAGCTGGGGGGCGCTGTTCTTCACGCTCTCGGACAGCGTGCTGGCCTGGCATATGTTTGTGCGGCCCCTGCCCCACGGCCGCCTGGTGGTCATGACCACCTACTATGCCGCCCAGCTCCTCCTCGCCCTCTCCGCCGTGCCCAGGTCGCGGCATAAGTCGCCGTGA